From Streptomyces sp. CMB-StM0423, a single genomic window includes:
- a CDS encoding NADH-quinone oxidoreductase subunit G, whose amino-acid sequence MTVTEPEKAPEKAAAPENMVTLTIDGVEVSVPKGTLVIRAAEQLGIEVPRFCDHPLLDPVGACRQCIVEIEGQRKPSASCTITCTDGMVVKTQLTSAVAEKSQRGVMELLLINHPLDCPVCDKGGECPLQNQAMSAGQAESRFDGQKRTFEKPVPISTQVLLDRERCVLCARCTRFSNQIAGDPMIEMLDRGALQQVGTGEGVPFESYFSGNTIQICPVGALTSKMYRFRSRPFDLISSPSVCEHCAGGCATRTDHRRGKVMRRLAANDPAVNEEWMCDKGRFGFRYAQLPDRLTQPLVRDDSGELQPASWPEALRAAAAGLAAARGRAGVLTGGRLTLEDSYAYAKFARAALDTNDIDFRARVHSAEETAFLAAQVAGSGRGVTYGALEKAPVVLLAGLEAEEEAPGVFLRLRKTWRKKGLKVYSIASFATRGLTKAGGTLLPAAPGTEPSWLDALGSGAGLGEDGKAASDALRQEGAVILVGERLAGVRGALSAVVRTAEATGATLAWIPRRAGERGAIEAGALPGMLPGGRSGSDTEARRETAAAWGLAELPTGEGRDTGRILDAAAAGDIGALLVGGIEVTDLPDPEKAREALDRAEFVVSLEQRPSEVTERADVVFPVAAVAEKQGTYLNWEGRARPFEAALKPDQMTRRLAPADQRVLHMLADALDVHLGLPDARTARAELARLGVRTEGTRPTPPDERAAPLPQPGAGEAVLAGHRLLLDEGRLQEGDEALTGTRHEAAARLSPATAEATGVADGDPLAVTGPAGTVTLPLRVTAELPDQVVWLPMKSKDPGVTAATGANPGDLVRVSAVSKEVEA is encoded by the coding sequence GTGACCGTCACGGAGCCGGAGAAGGCACCGGAGAAGGCTGCCGCTCCGGAGAACATGGTCACGCTGACCATCGACGGCGTCGAGGTCAGCGTGCCCAAGGGCACCCTGGTCATCCGGGCCGCCGAGCAACTCGGCATCGAGGTCCCGCGGTTCTGCGACCACCCGCTGCTCGACCCGGTCGGCGCCTGCCGCCAGTGCATCGTCGAGATCGAGGGCCAGCGCAAGCCGTCGGCGTCCTGCACCATCACCTGCACCGACGGCATGGTGGTCAAGACCCAGCTCACCTCGGCCGTCGCCGAGAAGTCGCAGCGCGGCGTGATGGAGCTGCTGCTCATCAACCACCCGCTGGACTGCCCGGTCTGCGACAAGGGCGGCGAGTGCCCGCTGCAGAACCAGGCGATGTCCGCCGGGCAGGCCGAGAGCCGCTTCGACGGCCAGAAGCGCACCTTCGAAAAGCCGGTGCCGATCTCGACCCAGGTGCTGCTGGACCGCGAGCGCTGCGTGCTCTGCGCGCGCTGCACCCGGTTCTCCAACCAGATCGCCGGCGACCCGATGATCGAGATGCTGGACCGCGGCGCGCTCCAGCAGGTCGGTACGGGCGAGGGCGTGCCCTTCGAGTCGTACTTCTCGGGCAACACCATCCAGATCTGCCCGGTCGGCGCGCTCACCTCGAAGATGTACCGCTTCCGCTCGCGCCCCTTCGACCTGATCTCCTCGCCGTCCGTCTGCGAGCACTGCGCCGGCGGCTGCGCCACCCGCACCGACCACCGCCGCGGCAAGGTCATGCGGCGGCTCGCCGCCAACGACCCGGCGGTCAACGAGGAGTGGATGTGCGACAAGGGCCGCTTCGGCTTCCGGTACGCGCAGCTCCCCGACCGGCTCACCCAGCCGCTGGTCCGCGACGACAGCGGTGAGCTGCAGCCGGCGAGCTGGCCCGAGGCGCTGCGCGCCGCGGCCGCGGGGCTGGCGGCGGCCCGCGGGCGGGCCGGGGTGCTCACCGGCGGGCGGCTGACGCTGGAGGACTCCTACGCGTACGCGAAGTTCGCGCGCGCCGCGCTCGACACCAACGACATCGACTTCCGCGCCCGGGTGCACAGCGCCGAGGAGACCGCGTTCCTGGCCGCGCAGGTCGCGGGCAGCGGCCGCGGCGTCACGTACGGCGCGCTGGAGAAGGCACCGGTGGTGCTGCTCGCCGGCCTGGAGGCGGAGGAGGAGGCGCCCGGCGTCTTCCTCCGGCTGCGCAAGACGTGGCGGAAGAAGGGGCTGAAGGTCTACTCGATCGCCTCCTTCGCCACCCGCGGCCTGACGAAGGCCGGCGGCACGCTGCTGCCGGCCGCTCCCGGCACCGAGCCGAGCTGGCTCGACGCCCTCGGCTCCGGCGCCGGACTCGGCGAGGACGGCAAGGCCGCGTCCGACGCGCTGCGCCAGGAGGGCGCGGTGATCCTCGTCGGCGAGCGGCTGGCGGGGGTACGGGGCGCGCTGTCCGCCGTGGTACGTACCGCGGAGGCCACCGGCGCCACCCTCGCCTGGATCCCGCGCCGCGCAGGCGAGCGCGGCGCGATCGAGGCCGGCGCGCTGCCCGGGATGCTCCCCGGCGGCCGGTCCGGCAGCGACACCGAGGCCCGCCGCGAGACGGCCGCCGCCTGGGGCCTGGCGGAACTGCCCACCGGCGAGGGCCGCGACACCGGCCGGATCCTGGACGCCGCCGCGGCCGGGGACATCGGCGCGCTGCTCGTCGGCGGCATCGAGGTCACCGACCTGCCGGACCCGGAGAAGGCCCGCGAGGCGCTGGACCGGGCGGAGTTCGTGGTCAGCCTGGAGCAGCGGCCCAGCGAGGTCACCGAGCGGGCCGACGTGGTCTTCCCGGTGGCCGCGGTCGCCGAGAAGCAGGGCACTTATCTCAACTGGGAGGGCCGCGCCCGGCCGTTCGAGGCCGCGCTGAAGCCGGACCAGATGACCCGCCGGCTCGCCCCCGCCGACCAGCGGGTGCTGCACATGCTCGCCGACGCGCTCGACGTCCACCTGGGCCTGCCGGACGCCCGTACGGCACGGGCCGAGCTGGCCCGCCTCGGCGTCCGCACTGAAGGCACCCGCCCCACGCCGCCGGACGAGCGCGCCGCGCCGCTGCCGCAGCCCGGCGCCGGCGAGGCGGTGCTCGCGGGCCACCGGCTGCTGCTCGACGAGGGCCGGCTGCAGGAGGGCGACGAGGCCCTGACCGGCACCCGCCACGAGGCGGCGGCCCGGCTCTCGCCCGCCACCGCGGAGGCCACCGGCGTCGCCGACGGCGACCCGCTCGCGGTCACGGGACCGGCCGGCACGGTGACGCTCCCGCTGCGGGTCACCGCGGAGCTGCCCGACCAGGTCGTCTGGCTGCCGATGAAGTCGAAGGACCCGGGCGTGACGGCGGCCACGGGCGCGAACCCCGGCGACCTGGTCCGGGTGTCCGCCGTATCCAAGGAGGTCGAAGCGTGA
- the nuoF gene encoding NADH-quinone oxidoreductase subunit NuoF, protein MTVDSPEKLLTPVLSAFWDDPESWTLDTYRRHEGYQGLRKALAMSPDDVIAYVKDAGLRGRGGAGFPTGMKWQFIPQGDGKPHYLVVNADESEPGTCKDIPLLFANPHSLIEGIVIACYAFRSNHAFIYLRGEVVPVLRRLHEAVREAYAAGFLGKDVLGSGLDLDVTVHAGAGAYICGEETALLDSLEGRRGQPRLRPPFPAVEGLYACPTVVNNVESIASVPAIMNKGKEWFRTMGSEKSPGFTLYSLSGHVARPGQYEAPLGITLRQLLDMGGGMRPGHRLKFWTPGGSSTPMLTDEHLDVPLDYEGVGGAGSMLGTKALQCFDETTCVVRAVTRWTEFYEHESCGKCTPCREGTYWLVQLLRDIEAGKGALDDLDKLNDIADNINGKSFCALGDGAAAPIFSSLKYFRDEYEQHITGGGCPFDPARSTAWADTPGSTTHQEVTA, encoded by the coding sequence ATGACCGTCGACTCGCCGGAGAAGCTGCTGACCCCGGTGCTCTCCGCCTTCTGGGACGACCCGGAGTCCTGGACCCTGGACACGTACCGGCGGCACGAGGGCTACCAGGGGCTGCGCAAGGCCCTCGCGATGTCGCCCGACGACGTCATCGCGTACGTCAAGGACGCCGGTCTGCGCGGCCGCGGCGGCGCCGGCTTCCCGACCGGCATGAAGTGGCAGTTCATCCCGCAGGGTGACGGCAAGCCGCACTACCTCGTCGTCAACGCGGACGAGTCGGAGCCGGGCACCTGCAAGGACATCCCGCTGCTCTTCGCCAACCCGCACTCCCTCATCGAGGGCATCGTCATCGCCTGTTACGCGTTCCGGTCCAACCACGCGTTCATCTACCTGCGCGGCGAGGTCGTGCCGGTGCTGCGCAGGCTGCACGAGGCGGTGCGCGAGGCGTACGCCGCGGGCTTCCTCGGCAAGGACGTCCTGGGCTCCGGGCTCGACCTGGACGTCACGGTGCACGCCGGCGCCGGCGCGTACATCTGCGGTGAGGAGACCGCGCTGCTCGACTCGCTGGAGGGCCGGCGCGGCCAGCCCCGGCTGCGTCCCCCCTTCCCGGCCGTCGAGGGCCTGTACGCCTGCCCCACTGTGGTGAACAACGTCGAGTCCATCGCCTCCGTTCCCGCCATCATGAACAAGGGCAAGGAGTGGTTCCGCACGATGGGCAGCGAGAAGTCCCCGGGCTTCACGCTGTACTCGCTCTCCGGCCACGTCGCCCGCCCCGGTCAGTACGAGGCGCCGCTCGGCATCACCCTGCGCCAACTGCTCGACATGGGCGGCGGCATGCGCCCCGGCCACCGGCTGAAGTTCTGGACCCCCGGCGGCTCGTCCACCCCGATGCTCACCGACGAGCACCTGGACGTCCCCCTCGACTACGAGGGCGTCGGCGGCGCCGGCTCCATGCTCGGCACCAAGGCGCTCCAGTGCTTCGACGAGACGACCTGCGTGGTGCGGGCCGTCACCCGCTGGACCGAGTTCTACGAGCACGAGTCCTGCGGCAAGTGCACCCCCTGCCGCGAGGGCACGTACTGGCTCGTCCAACTCCTCCGCGACATCGAGGCCGGCAAGGGCGCCCTCGACGACCTCGACAAGCTCAACGACATCGCCGACAACATCAACGGCAAGTCCTTCTGCGCCCTCGGCGACGGCGCCGCCGCGCCGATCTTCTCCTCGCTGAAGTACTTCCGCGACGAGTACGAGCAGCACATCACCGGCGGCGGCTGCCCCTTTGACCCGGCCAGATCCACCGCCTGGGCCGACACCCCCGGCTCCACGACCCACCAGGAGGTGACCGCGTGA
- the nuoE gene encoding NADH-quinone oxidoreductase subunit NuoE, producing the protein MTTAEQGQAAVSLGMPQLPAPDYPAEVRERLAADAREIIARYPDSRSALLPMLHLVQSEEGHVTRTGMQFCAETLDLTAAEVTAVATFYTMYRRKPSGDYQVGVCTNTLCAVMGGDAIFDELKEYLGVGNQETTEDGKVTLEHIECNAACDFAPVVMVNWEFFDNQTPESAKRLVDDLRAGAEVHPTRGAKLCTFKETARVLAGFPDERPGAVAESGGAGPASLIGLRMAKGEVPAARAVTQRAQPHPANPPADALEDQPPAGHPSSHDAPQQTSASDPAYPPTASADEPTEEEGA; encoded by the coding sequence ATGACGACAGCAGAGCAGGGCCAGGCGGCCGTGTCGCTGGGCATGCCCCAGTTGCCGGCCCCGGACTATCCAGCCGAGGTGCGTGAGCGGCTGGCCGCGGACGCCAGGGAGATCATCGCCCGCTATCCGGACAGCCGGTCCGCGCTGCTGCCGATGCTCCACCTGGTGCAGTCGGAGGAAGGCCACGTCACGCGCACTGGCATGCAGTTCTGCGCGGAGACGCTGGACCTGACCGCCGCCGAGGTGACGGCGGTCGCCACCTTCTACACCATGTACCGGCGCAAGCCCTCCGGTGACTACCAGGTCGGAGTCTGCACCAACACGCTCTGCGCGGTGATGGGCGGCGACGCCATCTTCGACGAGCTGAAGGAGTACCTGGGCGTCGGCAACCAGGAGACCACCGAGGACGGCAAGGTCACGCTGGAGCACATCGAGTGCAACGCCGCGTGCGACTTCGCCCCCGTGGTGATGGTCAACTGGGAGTTCTTCGACAACCAGACCCCCGAGTCCGCCAAGCGGCTCGTGGACGATCTGCGCGCCGGCGCGGAGGTGCACCCCACCCGCGGCGCGAAGCTGTGCACGTTCAAGGAGACCGCCCGCGTCCTGGCCGGATTCCCCGACGAGCGCCCTGGCGCCGTCGCGGAGTCCGGCGGTGCGGGTCCCGCCTCGCTGATCGGGCTGCGCATGGCCAAGGGCGAGGTCCCGGCCGCGCGCGCGGTCACCCAGCGCGCGCAGCCGCACCCGGCCAACCCGCCGGCGGACGCGCTGGAGGACCAGCCGCCCGCCGGCCACCCCAGTTCGCACGACGCGCCGCAGCAGACCTCCGCGTCCGACCCGGCGTACCCGCCCACCGCGTCCGCGGATGAGCCCACCGAGGAGGAGGGCGCGTGA
- a CDS encoding NADH-quinone oxidoreductase subunit D — MSTTHATGAARETTEGTVYTVTGGDWDEVVESVHRADDERIVVNMGPQHPSTHGVLRLILEIDGETVTECRCGIGYLHTGIEKNLEYRTWTQGSTFVTRMDYLTSFFNEAGYCMAVEKLLGITDEVPDRATVIRVLLMELNRIASHLVAIATGGMELGATTVMIYGFRDRELVLDLFELITGLRMNHAFIRPGGLAQDLPPGAVDSIRETIKKLRKNFPEYDALATNNPAFKARMQDVAHLDLAGCLSLGVTGPVLRATGLPHDLRKTDPYCGYETYDFDIPTADTADAYGRFLIRLEEMRQSLRIAEQCVDRLEPGPVMVADKKIAWPAQLALGPDGLGNSLDHIKNIMGTSMEALIHHFKLVTEGFRVPPGQTYVALESPKGELGVHAVSDGATRPFRVHFREPSFVNLGAIAAMTEGGQVADVIVAIASIDPVLGGVDR; from the coding sequence ATGAGCACCACCCACGCGACCGGGGCCGCCCGGGAGACCACCGAGGGCACCGTCTACACCGTCACCGGCGGTGACTGGGACGAGGTCGTCGAGTCGGTCCACCGGGCCGACGACGAGCGGATCGTCGTCAACATGGGCCCGCAGCACCCCTCCACCCACGGCGTGCTGCGGCTCATCCTGGAGATCGACGGCGAGACCGTGACGGAGTGCCGTTGCGGGATCGGTTATCTGCACACCGGCATCGAGAAGAACCTCGAATACCGCACGTGGACCCAGGGCTCCACCTTCGTGACCCGCATGGACTACCTGACCTCGTTCTTCAACGAGGCCGGGTACTGCATGGCGGTGGAGAAGCTGCTCGGCATCACCGACGAGGTGCCCGACCGGGCCACCGTCATCCGGGTGCTGCTGATGGAGCTGAACCGGATCGCCTCCCACCTGGTGGCCATCGCCACCGGCGGCATGGAGCTGGGCGCCACCACGGTCATGATCTACGGCTTCCGCGACCGGGAGCTGGTCCTCGACCTGTTCGAGCTCATCACGGGACTGCGGATGAACCACGCGTTCATCCGCCCCGGCGGGCTCGCCCAGGACCTGCCCCCCGGCGCGGTCGACTCCATCCGCGAGACGATCAAGAAGCTCCGCAAGAACTTCCCGGAGTACGACGCGCTGGCGACCAACAACCCGGCGTTCAAGGCCCGGATGCAGGACGTCGCGCACCTGGACCTGGCCGGCTGCCTGTCCCTCGGCGTCACGGGCCCCGTGCTGCGCGCCACCGGGCTGCCGCACGACCTGCGCAAGACGGACCCGTACTGCGGCTACGAGACGTACGACTTCGACATCCCCACCGCGGACACCGCAGACGCCTACGGCCGGTTCCTCATCCGGCTGGAGGAGATGCGCCAGTCGCTGCGGATCGCCGAGCAGTGCGTGGACCGGCTGGAGCCGGGCCCGGTGATGGTCGCCGACAAGAAGATCGCCTGGCCCGCGCAGCTCGCGCTGGGGCCCGACGGCCTCGGCAACTCGCTGGACCACATCAAGAACATCATGGGGACCTCGATGGAGGCCCTGATCCACCACTTCAAGCTGGTCACCGAGGGCTTCCGGGTGCCGCCGGGGCAGACGTACGTGGCATTGGAGTCGCCCAAGGGCGAACTGGGCGTGCACGCCGTCAGCGACGGCGCCACCCGCCCGTTCCGGGTGCACTTCCGCGAGCCTTCGTTCGTGAACCTGGGGGCTATCGCGGCCATGACCGAGGGCGGCCAGGTCGCCGACGTGATCGTGGCGATCGCGTCCATCGACCCGGTTTTGGGAGGCGTCGACCGATGA
- a CDS encoding NADH-quinone oxidoreductase subunit C — translation MSGESADGVNPDQDLNAENLPGRRGDHGETIRVQRGMFGSEGGGDTSGYGGLVRSVRLPGESVRPYGGWFDEAADELEGALEEQGLLPENAFEKVVVDRGELTFHVDRTHLVRVMRTLRDDPALRFELCTGVSGVHYPDDKGRELHAVYHLRSLTHSRLLRVEVSAPDEDPHIPSVVEVYPTNDWHEREVYDFFGIVFDGHPALTRIFMPDDWQGHPQRKDYPLGGIPVEYKGAQIPAPDQRRSYR, via the coding sequence GTGAGTGGGGAGAGCGCGGACGGGGTCAACCCCGACCAGGACCTGAACGCCGAGAACCTGCCCGGCAGGCGCGGCGATCACGGCGAGACCATCCGCGTCCAGCGCGGCATGTTCGGCTCCGAGGGCGGCGGTGACACCTCCGGCTACGGCGGGCTGGTGCGCAGCGTCCGGCTGCCGGGCGAGTCCGTGCGCCCGTACGGCGGCTGGTTCGACGAGGCCGCCGACGAACTGGAGGGTGCCCTCGAAGAGCAGGGGCTCCTCCCCGAGAACGCCTTCGAGAAGGTCGTCGTCGACCGCGGCGAGCTGACCTTCCACGTCGACCGCACGCACCTGGTGCGCGTGATGCGGACCCTGCGCGACGACCCGGCGCTGCGCTTCGAGCTGTGTACCGGCGTCTCCGGCGTGCACTACCCCGACGACAAGGGCCGCGAGCTGCACGCCGTGTACCACCTGCGCTCGCTGACCCACTCCCGGCTGCTGCGGGTCGAGGTCAGCGCGCCCGACGAGGACCCGCACATCCCGTCCGTCGTGGAGGTCTACCCGACGAACGACTGGCACGAGCGCGAGGTCTACGACTTCTTCGGCATCGTCTTCGACGGCCACCCGGCGCTGACCCGGATCTTCATGCCGGACGACTGGCAGGGCCATCCGCAGCGCAAGGACTACCCCCTCGGCGGCATCCCCGTCGAGTACAAGGGTGCCCAGATCCCTGCTCCCGACCAGCGGAGGTCGTACCGATGA
- a CDS encoding NuoB/complex I 20 kDa subunit family protein — protein MGLEEKLPSGFILSTVEQAAGLARKSSVFPATFGLACCAFEMMTAGAGRYDLARFGMEVFRGSPRQADLMIVAGRVSQKMAPVLRQVYDQMPNPKWVISMGVCASSGGMFNNYAIVQGVDHVVPVDIYLPGCPPRPEMLMDAILKLHEKIRHEKIGVNREEAAREAEEAAMKALPTIEMKGLLR, from the coding sequence ATGGGACTTGAAGAAAAACTCCCGAGCGGGTTCATCCTCAGCACGGTCGAACAGGCCGCGGGGCTGGCGCGCAAGTCGTCCGTCTTCCCGGCGACGTTCGGGCTGGCCTGCTGCGCGTTCGAGATGATGACCGCCGGTGCCGGCCGCTACGACCTGGCGCGCTTCGGCATGGAGGTCTTCCGCGGCTCGCCCCGCCAGGCGGACCTGATGATCGTCGCGGGCCGGGTGAGCCAGAAGATGGCGCCGGTGCTGCGGCAGGTCTACGACCAGATGCCGAACCCCAAGTGGGTCATCTCCATGGGCGTCTGCGCCTCGTCCGGCGGCATGTTCAACAACTACGCGATCGTGCAGGGCGTCGACCACGTCGTGCCGGTCGACATCTACCTGCCCGGCTGCCCGCCGCGCCCCGAGATGCTCATGGACGCGATCCTCAAGCTGCACGAGAAGATCCGCCACGAGAAGATCGGCGTGAACCGCGAGGAGGCCGCCAGGGAGGCCGAGGAGGCCGCGATGAAGGCGCTCCCGACGATCGAGATGAAGGGTCTTCTCCGGTGA
- a CDS encoding NADH-quinone oxidoreductase subunit A, which translates to MNVYTPILVLGAIAAAFAVFSVVAAALVGPKRYNRAKLEAYECGIEPTPMPPGGGRFPVKYYLTAMLFIIFDIEIVFLYPWAVSFDALGIFGLVEMLLFVLTVFVAYAYVWRRGGLEWD; encoded by the coding sequence GTGAACGTATACACGCCGATCCTCGTGCTCGGAGCCATTGCGGCGGCCTTCGCGGTGTTCTCCGTGGTCGCGGCGGCGCTGGTGGGTCCGAAGCGCTACAACCGGGCCAAGCTCGAGGCCTACGAGTGCGGCATCGAGCCGACGCCGATGCCCCCCGGTGGGGGCCGCTTCCCGGTCAAGTACTACCTGACGGCGATGTTGTTCATCATCTTCGACATCGAGATCGTCTTCCTCTACCCCTGGGCCGTCTCGTTCGACGCCCTGGGGATCTTTGGGCTCGTGGAGATGCTGCTCTTCGTGCTCACCGTCTTCGTCGCGTACGCCTACGTGTGGCGCCGCGGCGGACTGGAATGGGACTAG
- a CDS encoding C40 family peptidase, producing the protein MVATAASAPALADTSKTTGTTATESTAALPTVDVSTALTTGVEQSADATQTAALRLELRTNAQEAAEDARKAAAKAKKEAEARAAAEERARERAAARAAEREELAAASASSDAPADDSAPAAETPAAAPAASGSVGTVLDFLNAQVGKAYVLGATGPSSYDCSGLTQAAFRTVGVELPRTAAEQSTVGTPVAVSDVQPGDLVFWGGTGSAYHVAVYIGDGKYLDAANPSKGVVIQEMSYYMPTSAVRVL; encoded by the coding sequence ATGGTCGCGACGGCGGCGTCCGCTCCCGCCCTCGCCGACACCAGCAAGACCACCGGTACGACGGCCACGGAGTCGACCGCCGCACTCCCCACCGTGGACGTGAGCACGGCCCTCACCACCGGCGTCGAGCAGAGCGCCGACGCCACCCAGACCGCGGCCCTGCGCCTCGAACTGCGCACGAACGCGCAGGAGGCCGCCGAGGACGCCCGTAAGGCGGCCGCGAAGGCCAAGAAGGAGGCGGAGGCCCGCGCAGCCGCCGAGGAGCGCGCCAGGGAGCGGGCAGCGGCCCGCGCCGCGGAGCGCGAGGAACTGGCCGCCGCCTCGGCCTCCTCGGACGCCCCCGCCGACGACTCCGCGCCCGCCGCCGAGACCCCCGCGGCGGCCCCGGCCGCGTCGGGCAGCGTCGGCACGGTGCTGGACTTCCTCAACGCCCAGGTCGGCAAGGCGTACGTGCTGGGCGCCACGGGCCCGTCGTCGTACGACTGCTCGGGCCTGACCCAGGCCGCGTTCCGGACCGTAGGAGTGGAGCTCCCCCGCACCGCCGCGGAGCAGTCCACGGTCGGCACCCCGGTCGCGGTCTCCGACGTCCAGCCCGGCGACCTGGTCTTCTGGGGCGGCACCGGCTCGGCGTACCACGTGGCCGTCTACATCGGCGACGGCAAGTACCTGGACGCGGCCAACCCGTCGAAGGGCGTGGTCATCCAGGAGATGTCGTACTACATGCCCACGTCGGCCGTGCGGGTCCTCTGA
- a CDS encoding geranylgeranyl reductase family protein yields MTDASEPTRTADVIVVGAGPAGSTTAYYLAKAGLDVLLLEKTAFPREKVCGDGLTPRATKQLIAMGIDVSEEAGWLRNKGLRIIAGGNRLQLDWPELAAYPDYGLVRKRDDFDQQLAQQAQKAGARLYERCNVGQPVIDERTGRITGVHAKLGEEKTPVTFHSPLVIAADGNSSRLSLAMGLHRNEKRPMGVAVRTYFTSPRHEDDYLESWLELWDKRGAEDRLLPGYGWVFGMGDGTSNVGLGILNSSSAFKELDWRDVLKAWCSSMPEEWGYTPDNMTGPIRGAALPMAFNRQPHYDRGLLLVGDAGGMVNPFNGEGIAYAMESGQIVADVVVQANGRSTPAQRELALQRYPKVLKDTYGGYYQLGRAFVRLIGNPKVMKLATERGLTHPVLMRFTLKLLANLTDPQGGDAMDRIINGLTKVSPRA; encoded by the coding sequence GTGACCGACGCCTCTGAGCCCACCCGCACTGCCGATGTGATCGTCGTCGGGGCCGGACCGGCCGGCTCGACGACCGCGTACTACCTCGCGAAGGCCGGGCTCGACGTCCTGCTGCTGGAGAAGACGGCGTTCCCCCGCGAGAAGGTCTGCGGCGACGGGCTCACCCCACGGGCGACGAAGCAGCTCATCGCCATGGGCATCGACGTCTCGGAAGAGGCCGGCTGGCTGCGGAACAAGGGCCTGCGGATCATCGCCGGGGGCAACAGGCTGCAGCTCGACTGGCCCGAGCTGGCCGCGTACCCGGACTACGGGCTGGTGCGCAAGCGCGACGACTTCGACCAGCAGCTCGCCCAGCAGGCGCAGAAGGCGGGCGCCCGGCTGTACGAGCGGTGCAACGTCGGCCAGCCCGTCATCGACGAGCGCACGGGCCGGATCACCGGCGTGCACGCCAAGCTCGGCGAGGAGAAGACGCCCGTCACCTTCCACTCCCCGCTGGTCATCGCCGCCGACGGCAACTCCTCGCGGCTCTCCCTGGCCATGGGTCTGCACCGCAACGAGAAGCGCCCGATGGGCGTCGCCGTACGGACGTACTTCACCTCCCCGCGGCACGAGGACGACTATCTGGAGTCCTGGCTGGAGCTGTGGGACAAGCGCGGCGCCGAGGACCGGCTGCTGCCCGGGTACGGCTGGGTGTTCGGCATGGGCGACGGCACGTCCAACGTCGGCCTCGGGATCCTCAACTCCTCGTCCGCCTTCAAGGAGCTGGACTGGCGGGACGTGCTCAAGGCGTGGTGCTCCTCGATGCCGGAGGAGTGGGGCTACACCCCGGACAACATGACGGGCCCCATCCGCGGCGCCGCCCTGCCGATGGCCTTCAACCGCCAGCCGCACTACGACCGCGGCCTGCTCCTCGTCGGCGACGCCGGCGGCATGGTCAACCCGTTCAACGGCGAGGGCATCGCGTACGCGATGGAGTCCGGCCAGATCGTCGCGGACGTCGTCGTCCAGGCCAACGGCCGCTCGACGCCCGCCCAGCGCGAGCTGGCGCTGCAGCGCTACCCGAAGGTCCTCAAGGACACCTACGGCGGCTACTACCAGCTCGGCCGCGCCTTCGTCCGCCTCATCGGCAACCCGAAGGTCATGAAGCTCGCCACCGAGCGCGGCCTGACCCACCCGGTCCTGATGCGCTTCACCCTCAAGCTGCTGGCGAACCTCACGGACCCCCAGGGCGGCGACGCCATGGACCGCATCATCAACGGCCTGACGAAGGTCTCCCCCCGAGCTTGA
- a CDS encoding demethylmenaquinone methyltransferase, translating to MTRATLEKQPHEVAAMFDDVAANYDLTNDVLSLGQARLWRKAVARAVDARPGQRVLDLAAGTGTSSLPFTAAGAYVVPCDFSLGMLREGKRRHPRLPLTAGDATRLPFADGVFDAVTISFGLRNVQETAAALREMRRVTRPGGRLVICEFSHPTWAPFRTVYTEYLMRALPPIAERVSSSPDAYVYLAESIRAWPDQPALAAELAAAGWTRPAWRNLSGGIVALHRAYAPS from the coding sequence GTGACGCGCGCGACCCTGGAGAAGCAGCCGCACGAGGTGGCGGCGATGTTCGACGACGTCGCCGCGAACTACGACCTCACCAACGACGTCCTCTCCCTCGGCCAGGCGCGGCTGTGGCGCAAGGCGGTCGCCCGCGCGGTCGATGCGCGGCCGGGGCAGCGGGTGCTGGACCTGGCGGCGGGTACGGGCACGTCGTCGCTGCCGTTCACGGCGGCGGGGGCGTACGTGGTGCCGTGCGACTTCTCGCTGGGCATGCTGCGCGAGGGCAAGCGGCGCCACCCGCGGCTGCCGCTGACGGCCGGGGACGCGACGCGGCTGCCGTTCGCGGACGGGGTGTTCGACGCGGTGACGATCTCCTTCGGGCTGCGCAACGTCCAGGAGACGGCCGCGGCGCTGCGCGAGATGCGGCGGGTGACGCGGCCGGGCGGCCGGCTGGTGATCTGCGAGTTCTCGCACCCGACGTGGGCGCCGTTCCGGACGGTCTACACGGAGTACCTGATGCGCGCGCTGCCGCCGATCGCGGAGCGGGTGAGCAGCAGCCCGGACGCGTACGTCTACCTCGCGGAGTCCATCCGCGCCTGGCCGGACCAGCCCGCGCTGGCCGCGGAACTCGCCGCCGCCGGCTGGACCCGCCCCGCATGGCGCAACCTCAGCGGCGGCATCGTCGCCCTCCACCGCGCGTACGCCCCGAGCTGA